GGGCGATCAGCTATATCAGCAAGCGCTTGATTTGGTGATGCGGGAAAAAAAGGCCTCCACAAGTTTTATACAACGCCATCTTCAAATTGGATATAATAGAGCCGCACGGATTATGGACCAAATGGAATCTGAAGGTATTGTAAGCCCCGCCAATCACGTGGGCAAACGCGAAGTTCTCGTCAGTTAGAGATTTTTTGAAAGGAAAAAAGTGGTGGAAACATCTTTAGAACAAGGCCGTTATCCTAAATTTATTTCAAGATCATTTTTTAAGATTCAGCATGGCAATGGGGAAAGAATGCTTTCCTACATAAGAATAACCCTTCTCACACTTCTTCTTTCAACCTTTCCCCTTTCTGCCGAGGAGGCCCACGACTATAGCCGTTATGAAACATACTTGAATGGCCTCAAAACATTTCAAGGCAATTTCTCCCATATCTCAAACGGAAAAGAAGCTTCAGGTACACTCAAAATGTCGCGGCCTTGGAAAATGCGTTTAGATTACAATCCCCCACAAGCGCTCATTGTGGTTACAAATGAGAAGTGGCTTTTGACTTATGATAAGGATTTGGAGGAATCAAATTATCTCTCTCTTTCTTCAACACCTGCAGAATTTATTTTGCGACCCCACAT
This DNA window, taken from Candidatus Bealeia paramacronuclearis, encodes the following:
- a CDS encoding outer membrane lipoprotein carrier protein LolA produces the protein METSLEQGRYPKFISRSFFKIQHGNGERMLSYIRITLLTLLLSTFPLSAEEAHDYSRYETYLNGLKTFQGNFSHISNGKEASGTLKMSRPWKMRLDYNPPQALIVVTNEKWLLTYDKDLEESNYLSLSSTPAEFILRPHIQFSGDVEVTNIVRRRDDTTEITLVKREEHDAGHITLIFKENPLSLKEWTIVDAQGSKTTVSLENVKTDVTFPDKLFKFPKPNVVQQIF